Genomic DNA from Motacilla alba alba isolate MOTALB_02 chromosome 10, Motacilla_alba_V1.0_pri, whole genome shotgun sequence:
GGCGGGCCCGGCTGCAGCCGCTGCCGCGCCGAGGCGGCGCTGGTGTGGTGCTCGGACTGCGAGGAGTTCTTCTGCGGGCGCTGCCTGGAGGAGCACCAGTGGTGGCACAAGAAGAAGGCGCACAGGGTGCGCAGGGTGGAGGAGCTGCGGGCGGGCTCGGCGCGGCAGTTCCTGGAGGACACGCGcggctcctgcagcctcttctGCTCCAGCGCCAGCCACCCCGAGGAGAGCCGCGTGTGCAGGTGGGAGCGCCGcgcccagccccggcccggccccaaATGTGGCCACGGTGCCACGTCTTGTCCCGGCCCCAAATATTGTCCCGTCCTCCAATCTGGTCCTGTCTCCAAATCTCGTCCTGTCCCCAAACCTCGTCCTGTCCTCAGATCTCACACTGTCTCCACACCTTGGCCTGTCCCCAAATGTTGGCATGGACCCAAATCTCATCCTGTCCCCAAATCTCATCCCGTCTTCAAAACTCATCCTGTCCCCAGAACTCATCCTGTCCCCAAATGTCATCCTGTCTTCAAAACTCATCCGGTCCTCAAAACTCATCCTGTCCCCAAATCTCATCCCGTCTTCAAAACTCATCCTGTCCCCAGAACTCATCCTGTTCTCAAAAATCATCCTGTCCCCACACCTTAGCCTGTCCCCAAACATTGCCACGGCCCCCAATCTTGTCACGTCCCCAAACCTCGTCCTGTCCCCAAATCTCATCCTGTCTCCAAACCTCACCCTGTCCTCGAACCTCCCCCATCCCCAAGTCTCATCCTGTGCCCAGATCTCACCCTGTTCCCgaatgtcccctgtccccaaacCTCGTCCCCTGCCCAAAACCTCATCCTTTCCCCAAAACTCATTCTGCCTCCCAAACTCATCctgtccccaaatcctgccctgctccaggaggtTTGGGGGTGATGCTCCAGCCCGGCATGTGCTGGAGTGGGATGAACCCAAATCTCATCCTGTCCCAAAATCTCACACTGCCCCAAATCTCACCCCGTACCCAAACCTCAtcctgtccccaaatcccctcccgTCCCCAAATCTCCTGTCCCCAAAGCTCTGCCAATGGGATTTTGTCCCCCGTTTTTGGGGACTCATGGCAGTGACCCCACAGAGACCCCAGggagccaggagagctccagcGGGGATTTGGGGAAAGGTTCCAGAGGGGGCTGGGCTGTCCTGGAAGGggcactgaccactgaccatcACCGCCTGTCACTGACCATCACTGACCGTCACTGACCGTCACTGACCATCAATGACCATCGCTGACCATCCCTGACCGTCACTGACCGTCACTGACCATCCCTGGCCATCACTGACCATCGCTGACCATCCCTGACTGTCACTGACCGTCACTGACCGTCACTGACCATCAATGACCATCACTGACCATCCCTGGCCATCACTGACCATCGCTGACCATCCCTGACTGTCACTGACCGTCACTGACCATCGCTGACCATCACTGACCATCACTGACCATCACTGACCGACACTGACCATCACTGACCATCACTAACCATCACTGACCGACACTGACCATCGCTGACCGTCACTGACCATCCCTGACCATCACTGACCAACACTGACCATCCCTGACCATCACTGACCATCACTGACCATCACTGACCATCACTGACCAACACTGACCATCACTGACCATCACTGACCATCGCTGACCACTGGCCATCACTgatccctgtccctccctgccccctgTCCCTCTCTGGCCAGTGTCCATCACTGACCAGTGTCCATCCCTGACCCCTGTCCATGACTGACCCCTGTCCATCCCTGACCGCTGTCCATCCCTGACCCGTGTCCACCCCCCCATCCCGGGAGCCAATCCTGGTACCCTAGAGCAGCTCCCGGCTGTCCCCACCCCCGCGTGGCTCCGCTGCCACCGGTCCCTGATGCCACCCGTGTGTCCCCCCGCCAGCATCTACTGCCCTCGCTGCGAGCGGGCTCTGTGCTGTCCGTGCGCGCTGCTGGACACTCGCCACGCTCCCTTCCGCGACCTCCGCGCCGAGAGCCGCCGGCGCCAGGAGGAGCTGCGCTCGCTGCGCCGGGACCTGCGGCGGCTCCGCCGCTCCTTCGAGGCGGCGCTGGCGCGGCTGCGGGGCGAGGCGGCGCGGCGGGAGGAGCAGCGGGAGCGCCTGCGGGAGCGCGTCCGCGCCAGCGCCGAgcggctgcaggagctggtgcgCAGCGAGGCGGAGGAGCTGCGGGCGCTGCTGGAGGCGCGGCCGGAGAGCGGCCGGAGCGGGCTGGCGGAGGAGCTGCGCGGAGCCGAGGGCGCGCTGCTGCGGCTGGAGGCGGCCGAGAGGCTGGTGGAGAGGCTGGGGCGCTACGGCGGCGAGCAGGAGCTGATGGACATGCAGCCCTTCGTCAAGGGCGCGCTGCTGGAGCTGCGGCGGCTGCGGCCGCCCGAGCCCCCCGCGCTCCGCGAGCCCCCCGACTTCGCCGAGTGCCGGGCGCGGCTGCGGGCGCTGGTGGAGCGCGTCACGGGGCGGCCGGGTgagcgccgggccgggccgggccgggccgggccgggctggggagggagctcCGGGCTGGGCGACTGCAAAGCGCCCTCCgtgagcaggggcagggctggattcttcttttttgtctccttctccttcttctcctccttcttttcctccttctccttctttttcttcttctccttcttctttttcttctccttcttcctctttccctcctcctccttgccctccttcttccccttcttctccttattctccttcctcctcctcctcctccttttcttattttcttcttttatttcctctttcttctccttctccctctttccctcctcctccttgccctccttcttccccttcttctccttattctccttcctcctcctcctccttttcttgttttcttcttttatttcctctttcttctccttcttccccttttcctccttgttctccttcctcctcctccccctcctctccccgctttccctgctccagctcctcagccccCCAGAGCCAGGATTTGCTCTGTTGTTT
This window encodes:
- the PML gene encoding protein PML isoform X2; this translates as METEPEPEAEPELRPEPGPAAPASPPCQPAEGEDENEEEDEDFQFLRCEGCGQDSAQPRLLRCLHTLCPACLSDSKQCPRCQAATGAPAVDNLLFCNLRSRLQLWRQIRSSGGPGCSRCRAEAALVWCSDCEEFFCGRCLEEHQWWHKKKAHRVRRVEELRAGSARQFLEDTRGSCSLFCSSASHPEESRVCSIYCPRCERALCCPCALLDTRHAPFRDLRAESRRRQEELRSLRRDLRRLRRSFEAALARLRGEAARREEQRERLRERVRASAERLQELVRSEAEELRALLEARPESGRSGLAEELRGAEGALLRLEAAERLVERLGRYGGEQELMDMQPFVKGALLELRRLRPPEPPALREPPDFAECRARLRALVERVTGRPDVSEVEVALDNNLEEDPIPPKPRSVSPSLEEIHVEQPLPLPCWKKRSLPSMERGSQVSPKILKLECDHEPGPSHPKFQWEVRTEPGPSTSRHNCVRAGDTEDGSIIICSSDDSDEDTVLVTVTPEPPPC